The genome window GACGCCGACCACGCAGCCCGGCTGACGGTCACCGTCGTAGTCGCGGCCACGCTTGGAGGCCAGCGCGTCCATGATTCACTCCATGACGGGTTACGGCGAGGTGCAATGCAGCGACGACGGCGTGGCGTATCTGCTGGAGGTGCGGAGTCTGAACAACCGTTACTTCAAGGCCACCATCAAGTTGCCGGAGCACCTCTCGCTTTTCGAGTCGGAAATCGAGAAGCTGCTTCGCTCACGGCTGAATCGCGGCAGTGTCTCCTACCATCTCCGGGTCCGGGACACGACCGCGGACGCGGCCCAGGAAATCAACGTGGCAGCCCTGAAGAGCTACCTGCAGCAGCTGCGGGCAGCCTCGGCAGACGCGGTCACCAGTATCGATCTGGCCGCCCTGCTGGGCCTGCCGGGCGTGTGCCAGCCCCCGGAGATGGACGATGCTCAGCGCGAGCATCAGTGGAAGATCATCGAGGGCATCTCGAAGCGGGCTATCGAACGCCTGCTCCAGATGCGTGAAGTTGAAGGACAGGCCCTCTGCGAGGACTTGGTTGCCCAGTGCGAGCAGATTCGCCGAAACCTGGCGTCGATCGCCGAACGGGCTCCCATCGTCCTGAAGGAGTACCACCAGCGGCTGACCCAGCGGGCCAACGAGCTGATCGGAGAGGCCAAGCTCCAGCTCCAGCTCGATGACGTGAAACGCGAGGTCGCCCTGTACGCCGAGCG of Phycisphaerae bacterium contains these proteins:
- a CDS encoding YicC family protein, producing the protein MIHSMTGYGEVQCSDDGVAYLLEVRSLNNRYFKATIKLPEHLSLFESEIEKLLRSRLNRGSVSYHLRVRDTTADAAQEINVAALKSYLQQLRAASADAVTSIDLAALLGLPGVCQPPEMDDAQREHQWKIIEGISKRAIERLLQMREVEGQALCEDLVAQCEQIRRNLASIAERAPIVLKEYHQRLTQRANELIGEAKLQLQLDDVKREVALYAERCDINEEIARLGSHLDQFEKLCREGREAGRKLDFLAQEMLRETNTIGSKANDARIAHHIVEVKGAIDRLKEQVQNIE